From the Euphorbia lathyris chromosome 6, ddEupLath1.1, whole genome shotgun sequence genome, one window contains:
- the LOC136234019 gene encoding uncharacterized protein, with protein MNPYKIIGNLAKSGQLLLAAEDRSRGMERESKASETLFGEEKIKEMVGYTRGSDYVEVKCGCTSKRYGDTTATLQHFEFMPTANFFSSVIAVPPLYGLSKDLNLEPKKINFWEMNLRNHPRVEELCQ; from the exons ATGAACCCATACAAAATCATCGGAAATCTCGCTAAATCCGGCCAGCTACTTCTTG CTGCAGAAGATAGAAGTAGAGGGATGGAAAGAGAATCAAAGGCGAGTGAAACATTATTTGGGGAGGAGAAAATAAAAGAGATGGTTGGATACACTAGAGGAAGCGATTACGTTGAAGTTAAGTGTGGTTGCACCAGCAAAAGGTACGGAGACACCACTGCAACACTTCAACACTTCGAGTTTATGCCAACCGCCAATTTCTTCTCATCCGTGATTGCAGTTCCGCCTCTCTACGGA ctAAGCAAGGATCTCAACCTTGAGCCTAAAAAGATCAATTTCTGGGAAATGAACTTAAGGAATCATCCAAGAGTTGAGGAACTGTGCCAATAG